Proteins found in one Pirellulales bacterium genomic segment:
- a CDS encoding Rieske (2Fe-2S) protein — MSEFVTVAKVGAIAEGRGETFTVNGRLVAVFKSGEDYHAIDDLCPHMGASLGAGAVQKGIVTCPWHAWRFRVCDGVWCDNPNVKIDRFDVRIVGDEIQVSVPATSR, encoded by the coding sequence ATGTCGGAGTTTGTGACGGTTGCCAAGGTCGGAGCCATTGCCGAGGGGCGGGGCGAGACATTCACGGTCAATGGGCGGTTGGTCGCGGTGTTCAAGTCGGGTGAGGATTATCATGCCATCGACGACCTCTGTCCGCATATGGGGGCGTCGCTTGGTGCCGGGGCGGTACAGAAGGGAATCGTGACTTGCCCGTGGCATGCTTGGCGGTTCCGCGTATGCGATGGCGTGTGGTGCGACAATCCCAATGTGAAGATCGACCGTTTCGACGTCCGCATTGTGGGGGACGAAATCCAGGTTAGCGTTCCCGCAACTAGCAGGTAA
- a CDS encoding SAM-dependent chlorinase/fluorinase: MNKTVPMSDVLRPIITLLTDFGVGSPYVAQMKGVILSLNPHAVLIDITHAIGPQDIVAGAWALLDVAESFPKGSIHVAVVDPGVGSERKIVYAEIAGRHYIAPDNGLLSCLAARTSPSRIVALTEDRFWQPRVSATFHGRDIMAPVAARLSLGLDASQLGVPRQRLECLPEPEVRILPNKIEGQVRSIDSFGNLVTDITSDMLIEVPTDERAQIHCDEHQTQGIFRTYSDQPEMTLLALVGSSGFLELAIVGDSAAAMLGVRVGTPVKIQW, translated from the coding sequence ATGAACAAGACCGTGCCCATGTCAGACGTGCTGCGCCCAATCATTACTCTTTTGACCGATTTTGGCGTGGGCAGCCCGTATGTCGCACAAATGAAGGGTGTCATTCTCTCGTTGAATCCTCATGCCGTGCTGATCGACATCACACATGCCATTGGACCACAGGATATCGTGGCAGGTGCCTGGGCCCTGCTCGATGTGGCCGAAAGCTTTCCCAAAGGCTCCATCCATGTGGCGGTTGTGGATCCGGGTGTCGGCAGCGAGAGGAAAATCGTATACGCCGAAATCGCAGGGCGCCACTACATCGCGCCGGACAACGGGTTGCTCAGTTGCTTGGCGGCGCGCACGTCCCCCTCTAGAATAGTGGCCTTAACCGAGGACCGGTTCTGGCAGCCACGCGTTTCAGCCACATTCCACGGCCGAGACATCATGGCGCCGGTGGCCGCGCGCCTGAGCCTCGGTCTCGACGCGAGCCAACTAGGGGTGCCACGGCAGCGGCTCGAATGCCTGCCCGAACCGGAGGTGCGGATCTTGCCAAACAAGATCGAAGGACAAGTGCGGTCGATCGATTCATTCGGAAATTTGGTGACCGATATTACGAGCGATATGCTCATCGAGGTACCGACCGATGAGCGCGCACAAATTCACTGCGATGAACATCAGACACAGGGTATCTTTCGCACCTATAGCGATCAGCCCGAGATGACACTATTGGCGTTAGTTGGCTCCAGCGGTTTCCTGGAGTTGGCCATTGTGGGGGATAGTGCCGCCGCGATGCTCGGCGTGAGAGTGGGGACACCGGTGAAGATTCAATGGTAG
- a CDS encoding aldolase/citrate lyase family protein gives MRTNIVKRKLREGKPSFGTWLSLGDLYATRILARLGFDWLTLDLEHSPIDWSQAAMIFAAIADAGCIPLARVPKGNHDYIKRVLDGGAWGIVVPMVDTVEQAEIAIRAAKYPPVGNRSLGGGMHNLNFDASVAEYFARANDEILVVLQTESPTGVANAEKIYSLPGVDAIFVGPVDLRANMRSPDGKESTDAEFEAMLQRVVDIGKKTGTPTGMHTMETDAAQARAKQGMQFIAIGSELRMMTQRAQEIVRVVNPDVGDKNLAKY, from the coding sequence ATGAGAACGAACATCGTCAAACGTAAGTTGCGAGAAGGCAAGCCTTCGTTCGGCACCTGGCTATCGCTCGGAGACCTGTACGCCACGCGCATTCTCGCGCGACTAGGTTTCGATTGGTTGACACTCGATCTGGAGCATTCGCCCATCGACTGGTCGCAAGCGGCGATGATCTTTGCTGCGATTGCCGACGCCGGTTGCATTCCGCTAGCGCGCGTTCCCAAGGGAAATCACGACTACATCAAACGCGTGCTCGACGGGGGTGCCTGGGGGATCGTTGTGCCGATGGTTGACACGGTGGAGCAGGCCGAAATTGCCATTCGCGCGGCCAAATATCCTCCGGTTGGCAATCGCAGCCTCGGCGGGGGGATGCATAACTTGAACTTCGACGCCTCGGTCGCCGAATACTTTGCCCGCGCCAACGACGAAATCCTGGTCGTCCTACAAACCGAAAGCCCGACGGGCGTGGCTAACGCTGAAAAGATCTACTCACTGCCCGGCGTGGATGCGATCTTTGTCGGTCCGGTCGATCTGCGTGCCAACATGCGGTCGCCAGACGGCAAAGAATCCACAGATGCTGAGTTCGAGGCCATGCTCCAGCGTGTCGTCGACATTGGCAAGAAGACCGGGACGCCGACCGGTATGCACACCATGGAAACGGACGCGGCGCAGGCGCGCGCCAAGCAAGGCATGCAGTTCATCGCCATCGGAAGTGAGTTGCGCATGATGACCCAGCGCGCCCAGGAAATCGTCCGAGTTGTAAATCCCGACGTCGGGGATAAAAATCTCGCGAAGTACTAG
- a CDS encoding GAF domain-containing SpoIIE family protein phosphatase, producing the protein MATGFELTQGTWQERLDYVVTMMREMSQERDPQKMVQAYVARVRRLLPGDRWMAISRRELEPAQYRITRSSIWNVQVNPWKEQHKLPVYDRGLLGELLYAGLPRIINGLDIADDDPAAEHLEGMESLLAIPHFEGGRVLNMVVTGSRQPDAFDPERLPEMFWLSNLFGRATQNLVLSEQVQAAYAAVDQELQIVADIQRSLLPRKLPQVPTLDLAVHYQTSRRAGGDYYDFFNVPGGKLGILLADASGHGTPATVMMAITHSIAHAYPGPPCPPGEMLSHLNEQLTKRYTSDNDSFVTAFYGIYDPATHHLNFAIAGHNPPRWRHRDGTIDPLGDAAGLPLGVYAGEQYPGSECTLAAGDTLLFYTDGITEASGKSCEQFGVEGLDEVLCRNYSSADELLAALQHSLEIFTNGQPPDDDRTVVAAHVKA; encoded by the coding sequence ATGGCCACCGGTTTCGAGCTTACCCAGGGGACCTGGCAGGAACGCCTCGATTATGTCGTCACAATGATGCGCGAGATGAGCCAAGAGCGGGATCCGCAGAAGATGGTCCAGGCCTATGTCGCCCGGGTGCGTCGTCTACTGCCAGGCGATCGTTGGATGGCCATCAGCCGGCGCGAGCTCGAGCCGGCGCAGTACCGCATTACGCGGTCGAGCATTTGGAACGTACAGGTCAATCCTTGGAAGGAGCAGCACAAGCTACCAGTCTATGATCGGGGGCTGCTGGGCGAATTATTATATGCGGGGTTACCCCGCATCATTAACGGCCTCGACATTGCGGACGACGATCCCGCCGCCGAGCATTTGGAAGGGATGGAATCGCTGCTGGCGATTCCCCACTTCGAAGGGGGACGAGTGCTGAACATGGTCGTCACCGGCAGCAGGCAGCCAGACGCGTTCGATCCCGAACGGCTGCCAGAGATGTTCTGGCTGAGCAATCTATTTGGCCGCGCCACGCAGAACCTAGTTCTGTCTGAGCAAGTGCAAGCGGCCTATGCGGCGGTTGATCAGGAATTGCAGATTGTCGCCGATATCCAGCGTTCGCTACTGCCGCGCAAGCTGCCGCAGGTCCCTACATTGGATCTGGCCGTCCATTACCAAACTTCGCGACGTGCAGGCGGCGATTACTACGACTTCTTCAATGTTCCAGGCGGCAAGTTGGGCATCTTGTTGGCCGACGCCAGCGGTCACGGCACACCGGCCACTGTGATGATGGCAATCACACACAGTATTGCCCACGCCTATCCCGGTCCCCCGTGCCCGCCGGGCGAAATGCTGAGTCACCTCAACGAGCAGCTGACCAAACGCTACACGAGCGACAACGATTCGTTCGTAACGGCTTTTTATGGCATTTACGACCCGGCCACCCACCACCTGAATTTTGCCATCGCCGGGCACAATCCGCCACGCTGGCGGCATCGCGACGGCACGATCGATCCGCTGGGAGACGCGGCCGGCCTACCGCTCGGAGTGTATGCGGGAGAGCAATATCCTGGTAGCGAATGCACTTTGGCCGCCGGAGACACGTTGCTGTTCTACACCGACGGCATCACCGAGGCGTCGGGCAAGTCGTGCGAGCAGTTCGGCGTCGAGGGGCTTGACGAAGTGCTATGCCGGAATTATTCCTCCGCCGACGAGTTGCTCGCGGCGCTCCAGCATTCGCTCGAGATATTCACCAACGGGCAGCCGCCCGACGATGACCGGACGGTGGTAGCGGCCCACGTCAAAGCTTAG
- a CDS encoding pyridoxal-phosphate dependent enzyme translates to MADGTVPDFAAVRQAALRIGHVVHRTPVLRSEFFDRTTGAQVFFKCENFQKVGAFKFRGAANAVLSLGDEEARRGVVTHSSGNHAQALALAARMRGVPATIVMPSNAPAVKRAAVAGYGAEIVSCEPSVRSREETADAVVRRTRAVFVHPYNDPRIIAGQGTAALELLEDVPNLDVILAPVGGGGLLSGTAIAVRALRPNAKVLGAEPKGADDAARSLVAGHILPSDNPQTVADGLRTSLGELTFAVIRKLVEDIVTADDAATMSAMRFVWERMKIIIEPSAAVPVAVLLENADRFAGRRVGVILSGGNVDLDTLVWHASN, encoded by the coding sequence ATGGCCGACGGAACTGTTCCCGATTTCGCTGCTGTCCGCCAGGCGGCCTTGCGAATTGGCCACGTTGTGCACCGCACGCCGGTATTGCGATCGGAATTCTTTGATCGCACAACCGGCGCGCAGGTGTTCTTCAAGTGCGAGAACTTTCAGAAGGTGGGAGCCTTTAAGTTCCGCGGCGCCGCTAACGCCGTGCTGTCCTTGGGGGACGAGGAGGCCCGCCGAGGCGTAGTCACGCACTCGTCTGGAAACCACGCCCAAGCGCTGGCATTGGCGGCCCGGATGCGGGGCGTTCCGGCGACCATCGTCATGCCGTCGAACGCGCCGGCGGTTAAACGAGCCGCAGTCGCGGGCTACGGCGCCGAGATCGTCAGTTGCGAGCCGAGCGTACGCTCTCGCGAGGAGACCGCCGACGCTGTAGTGCGCCGCACGCGCGCCGTGTTCGTGCATCCCTATAACGATCCACGAATCATCGCCGGACAGGGAACAGCGGCGCTCGAATTGCTTGAGGACGTACCGAACCTGGATGTCATCCTGGCACCAGTCGGCGGCGGAGGCCTGCTGAGCGGCACCGCCATCGCGGTCCGAGCGCTTCGGCCAAATGCTAAGGTCCTAGGGGCCGAGCCAAAGGGGGCCGATGACGCGGCACGCTCACTCGTCGCTGGTCACATTTTGCCAAGCGATAATCCGCAAACGGTCGCCGACGGGCTGCGCACGTCGCTTGGGGAACTTACGTTCGCCGTCATCCGGAAACTTGTGGAAGATATTGTCACTGCCGACGACGCGGCCACTATGAGCGCGATGCGATTCGTTTGGGAGCGGATGAAAATCATAATCGAGCCGTCGGCCGCCGTGCCAGTCGCGGTGCTGCTAGAAAACGCAGACCGCTTCGCCGGCCGCCGCGTGGGTGTAATCCTTAGCGGCGGCAACGTCGATCTGGATACACTCGTCTGGCACGCATCCAACTGA
- a CDS encoding phosphoenolpyruvate hydrolase family protein, with product MALFSRDEILQRLRAKVAAGRPIVGGGAGTGLSAKLSEEGGIDLLVIYNSGRFRMAGRGSLSGMMPYGDANAIVMEMAREVLPVVSRTPVLAGVCGTDPFRVMKLFLREVEQAGFSGVQNFPTVGLIDGTFRANLEETGMGFGLEVDMIRTAHEMGLLTTPYAFNPEEAGMLARAGADILIPHMGLTTKGTIGAHTALTLDESVARVQAMHDAACRVNRNILVLCHGGPIAEPSDAQYILDRTEGIVGFYGASSMERLPVEPAITDRVREFTQLRFKSAN from the coding sequence ATGGCCCTGTTTTCGCGCGATGAGATACTGCAACGGCTGCGGGCCAAAGTCGCCGCTGGCCGGCCGATCGTTGGTGGCGGCGCCGGAACCGGATTAAGCGCGAAACTGTCCGAGGAGGGGGGCATTGATCTGCTGGTGATCTACAACTCGGGACGTTTCCGTATGGCGGGACGAGGCTCGCTGTCGGGCATGATGCCTTACGGCGACGCCAACGCCATTGTTATGGAAATGGCGCGCGAGGTTCTACCCGTCGTCAGCCGCACGCCGGTACTGGCCGGTGTGTGCGGCACCGATCCCTTTCGCGTGATGAAGCTGTTTTTGCGAGAAGTCGAGCAGGCCGGCTTTTCGGGCGTGCAGAATTTTCCTACCGTGGGGCTGATCGATGGCACTTTTCGCGCCAACCTGGAAGAGACCGGCATGGGGTTCGGACTGGAGGTCGACATGATCCGCACCGCCCACGAGATGGGCCTATTGACGACTCCCTACGCCTTCAATCCCGAAGAAGCCGGGATGCTCGCCCGGGCCGGTGCCGACATTTTGATACCGCACATGGGTTTGACCACCAAGGGAACGATCGGCGCCCATACCGCGCTGACGCTCGATGAATCGGTGGCACGTGTCCAGGCGATGCACGATGCCGCCTGCCGGGTGAATCGCAACATCCTGGTACTCTGCCACGGTGGTCCCATCGCAGAGCCGTCCGATGCGCAATATATCCTTGACCGCACCGAGGGAATTGTCGGTTTCTATGGCGCCAGCAGCATGGAACGCCTGCCGGTCGAGCCGGCAATCACCGATCGCGTGCGGGAGTTTACGCAGCTGCGGTTTAAATCGGCAAACTAG
- a CDS encoding Tm-1-like ATP-binding domain-containing protein, with translation MSVYLLATLDTKGCEAAFLRDRLRACGATVTLVDTGALGIPACAADVSREELFRASGSELAQVVAQNDRGRAISSAALGAAQLVRRHYDAGRVSGVLAMGGSAGSTIGSAAMRALPLGVPKLLVSTLASGQVRHYVGDKDILILNSVADIAGLNHISRTILDAAARAMAGMVCFPAAPTTEGAKPLVAATMFGVTTPCVDRARQKLEEAGFEVLVFHATGNGGQAMESLVAEGLISGVLDITTTELADELVGGMLSAGPDRLSAAARAGVPQVVSVGATDMVNFHAPETVPERFRGRKFYQHNANVTLMRTTAEENGRLGEEIGRKVAAALGPATIMFPTAGVSAIDREGQPFDNPAARQALFAGIRRTAGTTEIVTLDSHINDSEFADAAAARLIAMMKTRTRVTRERSDG, from the coding sequence ATGAGCGTTTATCTGCTTGCTACGCTCGATACAAAGGGTTGCGAGGCGGCGTTCTTACGCGACCGTTTACGTGCCTGCGGTGCGACTGTGACATTGGTCGACACAGGGGCCTTGGGCATACCAGCTTGTGCCGCCGATGTGTCGCGGGAGGAGCTCTTCCGCGCCAGCGGTAGCGAACTCGCGCAGGTCGTCGCCCAAAACGACCGCGGTCGTGCCATTTCTTCGGCTGCCCTGGGAGCGGCTCAACTCGTGCGTCGGCATTACGATGCAGGTCGCGTTTCGGGCGTGTTAGCGATGGGGGGCTCGGCGGGCAGCACCATTGGTTCGGCGGCCATGCGCGCTTTGCCGCTCGGAGTGCCCAAGCTGTTGGTCAGCACGCTGGCGTCGGGGCAGGTGCGTCATTATGTCGGCGACAAGGACATTTTGATCCTCAATTCAGTGGCCGACATAGCCGGTTTGAATCATATCAGTCGCACAATTCTCGACGCGGCGGCCCGAGCGATGGCTGGCATGGTTTGCTTTCCTGCCGCGCCGACCACCGAAGGGGCAAAGCCCCTTGTAGCGGCCACGATGTTTGGCGTGACGACCCCTTGTGTCGACCGCGCTCGGCAAAAGCTGGAAGAGGCAGGCTTCGAGGTCTTGGTCTTCCACGCTACTGGCAACGGTGGCCAGGCCATGGAATCGCTGGTTGCCGAGGGGCTCATCTCCGGAGTGCTCGATATCACGACCACGGAATTGGCCGATGAATTGGTCGGCGGCATGCTGTCGGCCGGTCCAGATCGATTATCCGCCGCGGCCAGAGCCGGCGTGCCGCAAGTGGTTTCGGTAGGGGCTACCGACATGGTGAACTTTCACGCGCCCGAGACTGTGCCCGAGCGTTTTCGTGGTCGGAAGTTTTACCAGCACAACGCCAACGTGACGTTGATGCGGACGACTGCTGAAGAAAATGGCCGCCTCGGCGAGGAAATTGGTCGCAAGGTGGCTGCCGCACTTGGGCCGGCCACGATCATGTTCCCAACGGCCGGCGTATCGGCCATCGATCGCGAGGGTCAGCCGTTCGACAACCCGGCAGCGCGACAGGCCCTGTTCGCAGGAATCCGCCGCACGGCAGGCACTACCGAAATCGTGACGCTCGATAGCCACATCAACGACTCCGAATTCGCCGATGCGGCGGCCGCCCGACTGATCGCAATGATGAAAACGAGAACGAGGGTAACACGCGAGCGCAGCGACGGATAA